A genomic stretch from Desulfohalobium retbaense DSM 5692 includes:
- the fusA gene encoding elongation factor G: MSKAAEKYLHRVRNIGIIAHIDAGKTTLTERILYYTKRIHRMGEVHEGTATMDYMPEEQERGITITSAFTSCQWQDKQINIIDTPGHVDFTIEVERSLRVLDGAIGVFCAVGGVEPQSETVWHQSERYRVPKLAFVNKMDRLGADFEAVLEAMRERLGARPLALQLPEGQGREFQGIIDLMRWEFLEFDIESKGETFAHKPLTAEQEERARAWWEALVEAAAEEDEAVFEAYVEGQPVDTEAVKRALRSLTLSQKAVPVYLGSALKYIGVQPVLDGIRDYLPSPLDVPPAQGLDPETQHPKSFPVAAESPLSALVFKVTMETGRKLVLARLYSGAIEPGETLYNATQHIEERAARLFTLHAGHKDKLSQARAGEIVALAGMRQTRTGDTLCRRSDPLVLEQISAYRPVLSLALEARTTKDEEKLLEALDKLLQEDPTLFLQREEDTEQIILSGMGELHLEVVLERLRREYHVELRAGKPQVVYQETIGQPAAATGVFDRELGEKPHFGQVEVRVEPRRTRQSDNDIVFTLNSDGLPEKWLDAAAKGVEDALQSGVVLGYPVHGVRVQVTGMQHGPNGSEAGCHMAAVSAVKQALEAANAKLMEPIMWVEVFVPEDFVGDVVALFGSKGGKIENMFDRGGQKVVQAYSPLRSLFGFSTDLRSSTQGRATFVMRFDRFDVLEKN; the protein is encoded by the coding sequence ATGAGCAAAGCGGCGGAAAAATATCTCCACAGAGTGCGCAATATCGGGATCATTGCCCATATCGACGCCGGCAAGACGACCCTGACGGAACGGATTCTTTACTATACCAAGCGGATCCACCGCATGGGAGAGGTCCACGAGGGAACGGCCACCATGGACTACATGCCCGAAGAACAGGAGCGGGGCATCACCATTACTTCGGCGTTCACCTCCTGTCAGTGGCAGGATAAGCAGATCAATATCATCGACACCCCCGGGCATGTGGATTTCACCATCGAGGTCGAGCGGAGTCTGCGGGTGTTGGACGGAGCTATCGGCGTCTTTTGCGCCGTGGGTGGGGTGGAACCCCAGAGCGAAACCGTTTGGCACCAGTCGGAGCGCTACCGGGTGCCCAAACTGGCCTTTGTGAACAAGATGGATCGCCTTGGCGCCGATTTCGAGGCGGTCTTGGAGGCCATGCGCGAACGCCTCGGGGCCCGTCCTTTGGCCCTGCAATTGCCCGAGGGGCAAGGCCGCGAATTTCAGGGAATTATCGATCTGATGCGCTGGGAATTTCTGGAATTCGACATCGAGAGCAAGGGGGAGACCTTTGCGCATAAGCCGTTGACCGCCGAACAGGAAGAACGGGCCCGCGCTTGGTGGGAGGCCCTGGTGGAGGCGGCTGCCGAAGAGGACGAAGCGGTCTTTGAGGCCTACGTCGAAGGCCAGCCGGTGGACACGGAAGCTGTGAAGCGGGCTCTGCGGTCGTTGACGCTCTCGCAAAAGGCGGTACCCGTCTATCTGGGGTCGGCCCTGAAATATATCGGGGTGCAGCCGGTGCTGGACGGCATCCGGGATTATCTGCCCAGTCCGCTGGACGTGCCCCCGGCCCAGGGGCTGGACCCGGAAACGCAGCATCCTAAAAGTTTTCCTGTCGCTGCGGAGAGCCCACTCTCGGCCCTGGTTTTTAAGGTAACGATGGAAACCGGCCGTAAACTTGTTCTGGCGCGGTTGTATTCCGGGGCTATCGAGCCCGGTGAGACCTTGTACAATGCGACCCAGCACATCGAAGAGCGCGCAGCACGGCTGTTCACCCTCCATGCCGGGCACAAGGACAAGCTGTCCCAGGCCCGGGCCGGAGAAATCGTGGCACTGGCCGGAATGCGCCAGACCCGCACCGGGGACACGCTCTGCCGACGGAGCGATCCGCTGGTGCTGGAACAGATCAGCGCCTACCGCCCAGTGCTCTCCCTGGCTTTGGAGGCCCGGACGACAAAGGATGAGGAAAAGCTGCTGGAAGCCCTCGACAAACTGCTCCAGGAAGATCCGACCCTGTTTTTACAGCGTGAGGAGGACACGGAACAGATTATTCTCTCGGGGATGGGCGAGTTGCACCTGGAGGTTGTCCTGGAGCGGTTGCGCCGAGAATACCATGTCGAATTGCGGGCCGGTAAACCGCAGGTGGTCTATCAGGAAACAATCGGCCAGCCAGCTGCGGCCACGGGGGTTTTTGACCGCGAGTTGGGTGAAAAGCCCCATTTCGGCCAGGTGGAGGTCCGTGTGGAACCGCGCCGGACCCGGCAAAGCGACAACGATATTGTCTTTACCCTCAACAGCGACGGCCTGCCGGAAAAGTGGCTTGATGCGGCCGCCAAAGGGGTTGAGGACGCCCTGCAAAGCGGGGTGGTGCTTGGGTATCCAGTGCACGGCGTCCGGGTGCAGGTCACCGGAATGCAGCACGGTCCGAACGGGTCTGAGGCCGGCTGTCACATGGCCGCGGTCAGCGCGGTCAAACAGGCCCTGGAAGCCGCCAATGCGAAGCTCATGGAGCCGATCATGTGGGTCGAGGTCTTTGTCCCCGAAGATTTTGTCGGCGATGTTGTGGCCCTTTTCGGCAGCAAGGGAGGCAAAATCGAGAACATGTTCGACCGCGGTGGACAGAAGGTGGTTCAGGCCTACAGCCCCCTGCGGTCGCTGTTCGGATTTTCCACGGATCTGCGCTCCTCGACCCAAGGCCGGGCGACGTTTGTGATGCGTTTCGATCGTTTCGATGTGCTTGAGAAGAATTGA
- the trxA gene encoding thioredoxin, with amino-acid sequence MANQVTDANFESEVLQCDLPVLVDFWAPWCGPCRAIAPVIEELAKEYTGRVKIMKMNVDENPTSPNKYGIRAIPTLILFKNGEVVEQLTGAVSKASIKDLLSEKAL; translated from the coding sequence ATGGCCAATCAAGTGACTGATGCCAATTTTGAAAGTGAAGTGCTCCAGTGCGATCTGCCGGTCCTGGTGGATTTTTGGGCCCCGTGGTGCGGTCCCTGCCGCGCAATCGCTCCGGTTATCGAGGAGTTGGCCAAAGAATACACCGGTCGCGTGAAGATCATGAAGATGAACGTGGACGAAAATCCGACTTCGCCGAACAAGTACGGAATCCGGGCTATCCCGACGTTGATTCTGTTCAAAAATGGTGAAGTTGTGGAACAATTGACCGGTGCGGTTTCCAAGGCCAGCATCAAGGATCTTCTGAGCGAAAAGGCCCTGTAG
- the tsaD gene encoding tRNA (adenosine(37)-N6)-threonylcarbamoyltransferase complex transferase subunit TsaD, translated as MRVLGIETSCDETGLAVVEEGQLIAQELATQGAMHSVFGGVVPELASREHLRVLDPLWQSLLQRTGLAPEDFDVVAVARGPGLLGSLLVGLGFAKGLALATGARLIGVNHLLGHLLAPGLERELCFPSLGVLVSGGHSQLYALNSPTEATMLGSTLDDAAGEAFDKLAKLLNLPYPGGKHIDELGALGVPDPELLPIPYVDNRNLDFSFSGLKTAAAQHIQRHPDLRLPAMPDVDEVTEIGRQRPELSRLCASFNHAVARALCIKAKRALERGPQARQLIVAGGVAANSAVRREMASLAQEMGVELVLPSLSLCTDNAAMVAYTGALFAEAGLGHDLDLEAVPRGRQLPWDYCRFPNAEAS; from the coding sequence ATGCGCGTTCTGGGCATTGAGACCTCTTGCGACGAAACCGGCCTGGCCGTGGTTGAGGAGGGGCAGCTGATCGCCCAGGAACTGGCCACGCAAGGGGCGATGCACTCGGTTTTCGGGGGGGTGGTTCCGGAACTGGCCTCCCGGGAACACCTCCGGGTCCTGGACCCGTTATGGCAGTCCTTGTTGCAGCGCACCGGCCTGGCCCCGGAGGATTTCGACGTTGTGGCCGTGGCTCGCGGCCCCGGACTTTTGGGCAGTCTGCTGGTCGGTCTCGGCTTTGCCAAAGGGCTGGCCCTGGCGACTGGGGCGCGGCTGATTGGGGTCAACCATCTGCTGGGACACCTCCTGGCCCCGGGACTGGAGCGGGAGTTGTGTTTCCCCAGTCTCGGGGTGCTTGTTTCGGGCGGGCATTCGCAATTGTATGCCCTCAACAGCCCGACAGAGGCCACGATGCTCGGCTCGACCCTGGATGACGCGGCGGGTGAAGCCTTTGACAAGCTGGCGAAACTCCTTAATCTTCCGTATCCCGGCGGCAAGCACATCGATGAGTTGGGAGCGCTTGGTGTCCCGGATCCGGAACTTTTGCCCATCCCCTACGTGGACAACCGCAATCTGGATTTCAGTTTCAGCGGGTTGAAGACGGCGGCGGCCCAGCACATCCAGCGCCACCCGGACCTGCGGCTGCCCGCTATGCCCGACGTGGACGAGGTGACCGAAATCGGGCGGCAGCGGCCCGAGCTGAGCCGGCTGTGTGCTTCGTTCAACCACGCCGTGGCCCGCGCCCTGTGCATCAAGGCCAAGCGGGCCCTGGAGCGGGGCCCTCAGGCCCGGCAACTGATCGTGGCCGGAGGGGTGGCGGCCAACAGCGCAGTGCGACGGGAGATGGCTTCCCTGGCCCAGGAGATGGGTGTTGAACTTGTCTTGCCGTCGCTGTCCTTGTGTACGGATAATGCGGCGATGGTGGCCTATACCGGAGCCTTGTTCGCTGAGGCCGGACTGGGGCATGATCTCGATCTCGAAGCGGTCCCGCGGGGGCGGCAACTGCCTTGGGATTATTGTCGATTCCCGAACGCCGAAGCGAGTTGA
- a CDS encoding zinc-ribbon domain-containing protein, whose translation MQVECGQCGREINLPDEKLPQAPRFKFTCPSCGNKVVVERSEPVSGTEQPQEDEFSPAPEPDLPPLPAEDEYFPPGAEVLFAFVQDSRWAEAVEMFAKENGLYLSRTDSAEQGVLKLRYTAYRAVVIEQGAESAELLNELGRVQGVTRRQTLCVLITPETASFDPQHAFFRGVDCCLKREEAAEAPTLLVQAYEAFLRRLEPWKAAEKQLEAAKV comes from the coding sequence ATGCAGGTTGAATGCGGACAATGCGGTCGGGAGATCAATCTTCCCGACGAGAAATTGCCTCAGGCGCCACGGTTCAAGTTTACGTGTCCGTCGTGTGGCAATAAGGTGGTGGTCGAACGGTCCGAGCCGGTGAGTGGAACGGAGCAGCCCCAAGAGGACGAGTTTTCCCCTGCGCCCGAACCTGATCTGCCCCCATTGCCGGCTGAGGACGAATATTTTCCGCCCGGCGCCGAGGTGCTCTTTGCCTTTGTTCAGGACAGCCGCTGGGCCGAAGCGGTGGAAATGTTCGCCAAGGAAAACGGTTTGTATCTGAGCCGCACGGATTCCGCCGAGCAGGGGGTGCTCAAACTGCGCTATACCGCCTACCGGGCGGTGGTTATTGAACAGGGAGCGGAATCTGCCGAGCTGCTCAACGAACTCGGCCGCGTGCAGGGCGTGACCCGCCGGCAGACCCTGTGCGTGCTGATAACCCCCGAAACGGCCAGTTTTGATCCCCAACACGCCTTTTTCCGCGGTGTGGATTGCTGCCTGAAACGGGAGGAGGCGGCCGAGGCCCCGACCCTGCTGGTTCAGGCCTACGAAGCTTTCCTGCGGCGCCTTGAGCCTTGGAAGGCAGCGGAGAAACAGCTGGAGGCGGCGAAGGTATGA
- a CDS encoding outer membrane protein assembly factor BamD has protein sequence MGNKKTLLTALLLLFLWGSMGCGTVDYFFLKPPEDTAQELAEAGRAAMAEKDYDAAIEYFTKLKERYPFSPYTPDAELALGDAYFLDEQYKAAVDTYKEFESLHPRHKAIPHVLFQIGLANFKQFDSIDRPQTNMEEALQYFRRVQQGFPETPYAEKAGDYITQCRRYQAEHELFVADFYWRREDFGAAWKRYAYVAEEFAELPKIQDYARDRQEIAYLRYQQHRSQTKREEEQGSWKQWFDWL, from the coding sequence ATGGGCAATAAAAAGACGTTGCTGACCGCTTTGCTGCTCCTGTTTCTCTGGGGCAGCATGGGTTGTGGCACGGTGGATTACTTCTTCTTGAAGCCTCCGGAAGACACAGCCCAGGAATTGGCTGAAGCCGGCCGGGCGGCTATGGCTGAGAAGGATTACGACGCGGCGATTGAGTATTTTACCAAACTCAAGGAACGCTACCCGTTTAGTCCCTATACACCCGACGCGGAACTCGCCCTGGGCGACGCCTATTTTCTGGACGAACAATACAAGGCCGCAGTGGACACTTATAAGGAGTTCGAGTCCTTACATCCACGGCACAAGGCCATTCCCCATGTTCTGTTCCAGATAGGCTTGGCGAATTTCAAGCAATTTGATTCCATCGACCGGCCGCAGACCAATATGGAAGAGGCATTGCAGTATTTTCGCCGTGTTCAGCAGGGATTTCCTGAAACCCCGTATGCCGAGAAGGCGGGTGACTATATCACTCAATGCCGCCGTTACCAGGCCGAGCACGAATTGTTCGTGGCGGATTTTTATTGGCGCCGAGAGGATTTTGGAGCAGCCTGGAAACGCTACGCCTATGTCGCTGAGGAATTTGCCGAACTGCCGAAAATCCAGGACTACGCCCGGGATCGACAGGAGATCGCCTATTTGCGCTACCAGCAGCATCGCTCGCAGACCAAGCGGGAAGAGGAGCAGGGCAGCTGGAAGCAGTGGTTCGATTGGCTCTAA
- the otsB gene encoding trehalose-phosphatase: protein MSDTRERDIHTWGNWGQGPSFWRRVAKADQRLLLLDYDGTLAPFTPERDRAFPYPEVPELLRALQQAGRTRVVLVSGRESSVVARLLGLDPPPEIWGCHGGEHLAPDGTLTPVSLSDTQRDGLRQAAALADEAGAGTNLEYKPGCVALHWRGAQEAGLRTTANMLHENWQKLSQTFALALHPFDGGLELRAAHLSKAHAVKTLVAEVPAATSAAAYLGDDRTDEDGFAALGECGLSVLVRKQWRPTLASLWLVPPEELLQFLRRWLQAARHGDDETI from the coding sequence ATGTCCGACACCCGAGAACGCGATATACATACATGGGGCAACTGGGGCCAGGGGCCTTCTTTCTGGCGACGCGTCGCCAAGGCTGACCAGCGGTTGCTGTTGCTGGACTATGACGGGACCCTGGCCCCGTTTACTCCGGAGCGGGATCGGGCCTTTCCGTATCCCGAAGTCCCGGAGCTGCTCCGGGCGTTGCAACAGGCGGGGCGGACCCGGGTGGTACTTGTCTCGGGACGGGAAAGTTCTGTGGTCGCCAGATTGCTTGGTCTCGATCCCCCCCCGGAGATCTGGGGCTGTCACGGGGGCGAACACCTCGCTCCGGATGGGACGTTGACGCCGGTCTCGCTCAGCGACACCCAGCGCGATGGCCTGCGTCAGGCCGCCGCTCTGGCGGATGAGGCGGGAGCTGGGACGAACCTGGAGTATAAACCCGGCTGCGTGGCCTTGCATTGGCGGGGGGCGCAGGAGGCGGGTTTGCGAACAACCGCGAACATGCTACATGAAAATTGGCAAAAGCTGAGCCAGACCTTTGCGCTCGCCCTGCACCCGTTTGACGGCGGCCTGGAACTCCGCGCTGCGCATTTGAGTAAGGCCCACGCCGTAAAAACACTTGTGGCGGAGGTCCCTGCGGCAACGAGTGCGGCGGCCTATCTCGGGGACGACCGGACCGATGAGGATGGTTTCGCTGCCCTGGGAGAGTGCGGCCTTTCGGTTCTGGTGCGAAAGCAGTGGCGACCGACCCTGGCTTCGTTGTGGCTCGTTCCCCCGGAAGAATTGCTCCAGTTCTTACGCCGCTGGCTCCAGGCAGCCCGGCACGGCGACGATGAGACTATTTGA
- the fbp gene encoding class 1 fructose-bisphosphatase, which produces MRQVTVTEHLLVHQKESPMATGRFTRLLNELILAAKIISREVNKAGLVNALGATGDVNVQGEQVQRLDEFANKVLIHRMERAGILCAMVSEENADVIPIPSQFAIGDYILVFDPLDGSSNIDVNVSIGTIFSIYRRRSGGGDPCVEDVLQRGTEQVAAGYFLYGSSTMLVYTTGRGVHGFTLDPSVGEFLLSHPDIEIPRMGKVYSVNEAYWPHWDEQTRAVVTALKDPDNAFGGASLRYIGSLVADFHRTLFYGGMFLYPKDYRNPKKPKGKLRLLCEAAPLAMVVEQAGGMATDGVRRILDIEPEELHDRVPLFIGSKRNVVLAQQILDQGT; this is translated from the coding sequence ATGCGACAAGTAACCGTTACCGAACATCTCCTTGTGCACCAAAAAGAGTCCCCCATGGCCACCGGGCGGTTCACCCGCCTGCTCAATGAACTCATTTTGGCCGCCAAAATCATCTCCAGGGAAGTGAACAAGGCCGGACTGGTCAACGCCCTGGGGGCGACAGGGGATGTCAACGTCCAGGGCGAGCAGGTCCAAAGGCTCGACGAGTTTGCCAACAAGGTGCTCATCCACCGCATGGAGCGCGCGGGTATCCTCTGCGCTATGGTTTCCGAGGAAAACGCCGATGTGATCCCCATCCCGAGTCAATTCGCCATCGGTGACTATATCCTGGTCTTTGACCCCCTCGACGGCTCCTCCAACATCGACGTCAACGTGAGCATCGGGACGATTTTTTCCATCTACCGGCGGCGCTCAGGCGGTGGTGATCCCTGTGTCGAAGATGTGTTGCAGCGGGGCACCGAACAGGTGGCCGCCGGCTATTTCCTGTACGGCTCCTCGACTATGCTGGTCTACACCACCGGACGCGGCGTGCACGGCTTTACTCTGGACCCGAGCGTCGGCGAATTTCTGCTCAGCCATCCGGATATCGAGATCCCGCGGATGGGGAAGGTCTATTCCGTCAACGAGGCCTACTGGCCGCATTGGGACGAACAGACCCGGGCAGTGGTTACGGCATTGAAGGACCCGGACAATGCCTTCGGCGGGGCGAGCCTGCGCTATATCGGGTCGTTGGTCGCTGATTTCCACCGGACGCTTTTTTACGGTGGCATGTTTTTATACCCCAAGGATTATCGCAACCCCAAAAAGCCCAAGGGCAAGTTGCGTCTGCTGTGCGAAGCGGCGCCGCTGGCGATGGTCGTTGAACAGGCCGGCGGCATGGCCACCGATGGGGTGCGCCGGATCCTGGATATCGAGCCCGAAGAACTCCACGACCGGGTGCCGCTTTTTATCGGCTCCAAACGCAATGTGGTCCTGGCCCAACAGATTTTGGACCAAGGGACGTGA
- the trxB gene encoding thioredoxin-disulfide reductase, which yields MQIYDATVIGGGPAGMTALLYLMRAGLQCAWVEAMAPGGQVLRTEQIDNYPGFPEGIKGYELADLFAKHLERFSYDSYTEEVTGLETNGDGVHTIRFRDDTIQSKTLILCSGAEYKRLGLPREEEMTGRGVSYCALCDGQFFKDQTVACIGGGNTALEDALYLSKLAQKVYLIHRRCDFRGCQFNQDRVRQAPNVEILLDTVPTELLGSDEIHGLRVQNVKTEQTRDLDVQGVFIFVGTQPLSGYVSENITCDQAGFVVTDAEMRTNVPGVFAAGDVRSKLCRQVSTAVGDGATAAHAAGLYVEEMNNGQ from the coding sequence ATGCAAATATATGATGCCACTGTGATCGGTGGTGGCCCGGCCGGCATGACGGCACTGTTGTACCTCATGCGGGCCGGGCTGCAATGCGCCTGGGTGGAAGCCATGGCTCCCGGCGGCCAGGTGTTGCGCACCGAGCAAATCGACAACTATCCTGGTTTTCCGGAGGGAATCAAAGGCTACGAATTGGCCGATCTCTTCGCCAAGCATTTGGAACGGTTCTCCTATGACAGCTACACTGAGGAGGTGACCGGACTGGAGACGAACGGAGACGGCGTGCACACGATCCGTTTTCGAGACGACACCATCCAGTCCAAAACGCTTATCCTCTGTTCCGGAGCTGAATATAAGCGTCTGGGCCTGCCCCGCGAAGAGGAAATGACCGGCCGGGGTGTCTCCTATTGCGCACTGTGCGACGGGCAGTTCTTCAAAGACCAGACCGTGGCCTGTATCGGCGGCGGGAATACTGCCCTCGAAGACGCCTTGTATCTCTCCAAGCTGGCCCAAAAGGTCTATCTGATCCACAGGCGCTGCGATTTCCGGGGTTGCCAGTTCAATCAGGACCGGGTGCGGCAGGCTCCGAATGTGGAGATCCTGCTCGACACGGTGCCCACAGAACTGCTGGGCAGCGACGAGATCCATGGGTTACGGGTCCAGAACGTCAAGACCGAACAAACCCGCGATCTGGACGTCCAAGGGGTGTTCATCTTTGTCGGCACCCAGCCTTTGTCCGGATATGTCTCGGAAAATATCACCTGCGATCAGGCGGGATTCGTCGTTACCGATGCCGAGATGCGGACCAACGTGCCCGGCGTCTTTGCGGCCGGGGACGTGCGTTCCAAATTATGCCGCCAGGTTTCAACCGCTGTTGGCGATGGGGCTACCGCCGCCCACGCTGCCGGCCTTTACGTGGAAGAAATGAACAATGGGCAATAA
- a CDS encoding tetratricopeptide repeat protein, whose protein sequence is MDNKISWYEEILALEPHSKLFYSLAVLYRDAGQPEKALTVLADGLQNHPEHFPARLLQAQLYWEQDRQDEAARSLEPVLDNLERTPCLWPLWAQACGEENASTALALAGAVVQKQAGSLEAVLRAGLDAVTEPAGPAPSPQEQTSPENADNAGAQEAVVEAPSAEEDSPAAPSESPADSQKATGPDADPEWPDVSWPEETPAAEEPDPFEEAYDSERAPVRTKTMAAILAQQGECAEAEAIYSDLLQRTSDPGEREELTRRLEEVRRQRQESQEQQDSQDLLSTLQHLAQRLEARGSEPEEKPE, encoded by the coding sequence ATGGACAATAAGATTTCGTGGTATGAAGAAATCCTCGCTTTGGAACCCCATTCCAAACTTTTTTATTCTTTGGCGGTTTTGTATCGCGACGCCGGCCAGCCGGAGAAGGCATTGACCGTGTTGGCCGACGGGTTGCAGAATCACCCTGAACATTTTCCGGCCCGCCTGCTCCAAGCGCAATTGTACTGGGAGCAGGACCGTCAGGATGAGGCGGCCCGAAGCTTGGAGCCGGTGCTGGACAACCTGGAGCGCACGCCGTGTTTGTGGCCGTTATGGGCGCAAGCCTGCGGCGAGGAAAACGCGTCCACCGCCCTTGCCCTGGCCGGTGCCGTCGTCCAGAAACAGGCAGGCAGCCTGGAAGCGGTGCTCCGGGCCGGACTGGACGCCGTGACCGAGCCCGCTGGACCTGCACCGTCGCCCCAGGAGCAAACGTCGCCGGAGAATGCGGACAATGCCGGGGCGCAGGAAGCGGTGGTCGAGGCCCCTTCGGCCGAGGAGGATTCTCCGGCTGCGCCCTCGGAGTCTCCCGCTGACTCGCAGAAGGCGACAGGCCCTGATGCGGATCCCGAATGGCCGGATGTCTCCTGGCCTGAGGAGACACCAGCGGCGGAGGAGCCGGATCCATTCGAGGAAGCCTATGATTCGGAGCGTGCCCCGGTGCGGACCAAGACGATGGCCGCGATTCTGGCTCAACAAGGGGAGTGCGCTGAGGCCGAGGCCATTTATAGCGATCTTTTGCAGCGGACATCAGACCCTGGCGAGCGTGAGGAACTGACCCGCCGGTTGGAGGAAGTCCGTCGCCAACGCCAGGAGAGCCAGGAACAGCAGGACAGTCAGGACCTTTTGAGCACCCTGCAGCACTTGGCCCAGCGTCTGGAGGCCCGCGGTTCGGAACCCGAGGAAAAACCGGAATAG
- a CDS encoding type IV pilus twitching motility protein PilT, whose product MLRAQLDTIISQAIAYAPDTSDILFTVGKPPQAEVYGSLTDIPLRPSLGPLLPFQVEEIATCMIGDNLRLYTDLVRTGSCDLAYAIRGQGRFRVNIFHQQGNLAVVMRRLPHDVPTIQEMGLPEIFYEVAQEKYGLVLVTGATGTGKTTSLAALVNEINATMPGHILTLEDPVEYVHPHQRGTVNQRELGVDFATFASGLRAALRQAPKVILVGEIRDRETVGIAMDAAETGHLVLGTLHTSDTGQTINRMIGMFELSEERLVRGRLAESLKFVISQRLMPRQDGRGRVAAFEVLRRSLRIRDLIINGEDEERTFASVVGSSEAVGMFSFEKSLLDLYRRGLISEDVALLHASDKSRLKKLIDRIKSERGERVTDIDGLELDLDYEQNVLNGP is encoded by the coding sequence ATGCTCAGGGCCCAACTCGACACGATCATTTCCCAAGCCATCGCCTATGCCCCTGACACGTCGGATATCCTCTTCACCGTGGGCAAGCCGCCGCAGGCCGAAGTCTACGGCTCGCTGACGGATATCCCCTTGCGGCCCAGCCTGGGTCCGCTTTTGCCCTTTCAGGTCGAGGAGATCGCGACCTGCATGATCGGGGACAATCTGCGGTTGTACACCGATCTGGTGCGCACCGGCTCCTGCGATTTGGCCTACGCCATCCGCGGCCAAGGGCGGTTCAGGGTCAATATTTTCCATCAGCAGGGCAATCTGGCCGTGGTCATGCGCAGGCTGCCCCACGACGTCCCGACCATCCAGGAAATGGGATTGCCGGAAATCTTTTACGAAGTCGCCCAGGAAAAATACGGCCTGGTGCTGGTCACCGGGGCCACAGGCACCGGAAAAACAACCTCTCTGGCAGCGCTGGTCAACGAGATCAACGCCACCATGCCGGGGCATATCCTGACCCTTGAAGATCCGGTGGAATATGTCCATCCCCACCAGCGCGGCACCGTCAATCAACGGGAACTCGGGGTGGACTTCGCGACCTTTGCCTCCGGGTTGCGGGCGGCGCTGCGTCAGGCGCCCAAAGTCATCCTGGTCGGGGAAATACGGGACCGGGAGACCGTGGGCATTGCCATGGATGCGGCCGAGACGGGCCACCTGGTCCTGGGGACCCTGCACACCAGCGACACCGGGCAGACCATCAATCGTATGATCGGTATGTTTGAACTCAGCGAGGAACGTCTGGTCCGGGGACGGCTGGCCGAGAGTCTGAAATTCGTCATCTCCCAGCGTTTGATGCCCCGCCAGGACGGGCGGGGCCGGGTGGCGGCTTTCGAAGTGCTGCGCCGCAGCCTGCGTATCCGCGATCTGATCATCAACGGGGAAGATGAGGAGCGCACCTTTGCTTCCGTGGTCGGCAGCAGTGAGGCGGTGGGGATGTTCAGCTTCGAGAAGTCGTTGCTAGATCTCTACCGCCGGGGCCTCATTTCCGAGGATGTCGCTTTGCTGCACGCCTCGGACAAATCGAGGCTGAAAAAACTCATCGACCGGATCAAATCAGAGCGGGGCGAGCGAGTCACGGACATCGATGGTCTCGAGCTGGACCTGGATTACGAGCAAAACGTGTTGAACGGCCCCTGA
- a CDS encoding FtsB family cell division protein, which produces MATKEATTRTGAEATPMRWKIGVIAVLAVNAALAYTLWTGDNGIIHYRDMRHKQQTLENRISAVQQENRRLSREIRLLQENSRYLAYTLRAEGRYVHPDEVLYVFPRQAPDREDAHGQ; this is translated from the coding sequence ATGGCGACAAAGGAGGCGACGACTCGAACCGGAGCGGAAGCGACCCCGATGCGTTGGAAAATCGGCGTCATTGCGGTCCTCGCAGTGAACGCGGCCTTGGCCTACACGCTGTGGACGGGTGACAACGGCATCATCCACTACCGGGATATGCGGCACAAACAGCAGACCCTCGAGAACCGGATCAGCGCTGTGCAGCAAGAAAACCGGCGCTTGAGCCGGGAGATCCGCCTTTTGCAGGAAAACAGCCGCTATCTCGCCTATACCCTGCGCGCCGAAGGGCGGTACGTCCATCCAGACGAAGTGTTGTATGTATTTCCCAGGCAAGCGCCCGACCGGGAGGATGCTCATGGACAATAA